Proteins encoded in a region of the Drosophila sechellia strain sech25 chromosome 2L, ASM438219v1, whole genome shotgun sequence genome:
- the LOC6611549 gene encoding serine-rich adhesin for platelets isoform X4 → MQDTCSEVNVPAASHPEPELIISCHRDQRDQCHRNNLQRESKVITRSQSSASTAPHAPVHQLKQQKSLPTPLTQQPSHNPHHNPQTPKSVSILVYKTLNTVFKSSRKIIVRVCEVASAKKSFTMFKFNKAAQQQRIDNRNSAVTGHDPFVRPPVPEKKVRNIMKKLHKANGLKRSNSAIEFDVSALTAANRRQIYSRPNIKYQYSALDSGNGIVERSPRERAQREKALNATQEWIQGANGRYEVIAHLDEIGSRHGKNWFLVTDASVRTDRLQTLLPLPPDCVAFEDLPPNECAREILMELLGSLHHPYIYPVLDLGFLRNSSYNYACLVTPFNSRGSLKDLIYKAQWNEPWARKYTRKPNGLPVSQVQRLGRQILEALLFLKERGFPLHGHLHSGNVILQNGAARLSGLENGLLGLSSRINAVMWSRSVTEIENVDIVCFGHLLYEMCTGQELTTPKPSMRVLEMELQHYPQIGQTRKQILEILGLIFEPPSGVCPSVEDLVLCDLFRSIDLRELRGPCFSTIKPSLSRSTLNLLQAVKKRQCASLGHSLSEANSPCTPPSTPHDRRTDINRTMDSFDISSDSEEGLLEEIVVGGSCHRQHLLRLQQWHSAHSYVHSYASESPIHYCDPAAVYSDDNSQEPGQDPQPPTIRCSTSSQSNLDVLLAEGAAEEVYEEQEEEGFEQEEEASGSSGTQRLQAPACTSSAAGASFNHQLTADMCNYKNSKSRRLEYSLKCLKYGRSNPSQDSAFGSLTDNDLSIGSSSIRLSSFQSISSPIDEGVEDVIIATTTGGNETCLELATIPRSMVSQDSAISSPCRESSPNNFLHIDDAMSGTGSTSSGSNCGSFGNIRPQQFPVSLSPKILVTATSNSSNSSLASSSNAGQGQAHGHGQGHPQQQFDPPKILVNDQNSIYTTSPSKRSGMIEVFSQKYRCPFQVSSFEDMSPKRTSDKQYLKHVNRLAFRSLEEERRIDNAFLPMADRTHSDNRVNMQSEKYKKLTHASFRISKGQGQDSPTATPTSQTSPGQPGNCIEMQRTGRQTLWRDSKFYRKNRIAKSNDSLMENNPSPRISPCSLRDNQYESRSSSQASRRSLSGSQQMLSVTTSFCGNGSASRNSARYCSSKSEDLGESSDYLRVMDARKSYSERHLVRLKQTAINNTHSEDDMSFNDDNNQTVSSQGQGLRQCGIQCNQKDHHQKHYQGGRWSSSCSIGGHLKTTNIKTTSLSAQSSQSNLVATSATASYRTPSKSLDQSIATIAIPSIRATTQNNTAQNSTTKGSSTTSSDSSSSTTSSVDESPSGHTLSGADLSRIFVMDMDDAPGSTCSEEKTPLLDSVEMSPMSPTDPEEPDLDKL, encoded by the exons GACACTTGCAGCGAGGTCAACGTCCCGGCAGCGTCGCATCCGGAGCCGGAGCTCATCATCAGCTGCCACCGGGATCAGCGGGATCAGTGCCATCGGAATAATCTCCAGAGGGAAAGCAAAGTCATCACCCGATCACAATCATCGGCGTCGACCGCGCCGCATGCTCCAGTGCATCAACTGAAGCAGCAGAAATCTCTGCCCACACCTCTAACCCAGCAGCCCAGCCACAATCCGCACCACAATCCCCAGACCCCCAAGTCCGTCTCCATTCTCGTCTACAAGACCTTGAACACGGTCTTCAAGAGCAGTCGCAAGATCATCGTTCGTGTGTGTGAGGTGGCCAGCGCCAAGAAGTCCTTCACCATGTTCAAGTTCAACAAGGCCGCTCAGCAGCAGCGGATTGACAATCGGAACAGTGCCGTCACAGGACACGATCCCTTCGTCCGACCACCAGTGCCCGAAAA GAAAGTGAGGAACATTATGAAGAAGCTGCACAAGGCGAACGGCCTGAAACGTTCCAACTCGGCGATCGAGTTCGATGTCTCGGCCCTGACAGCTGCCAATCGCCGACAGATCTATAGTAG ACCCAACATCAAGTATCAGTACTCCGCCTTGGACAGTGGCAATGGGATCGTGGAGCGAAGTCCCCGGGAGCGGGCTCAGAGGGAAAAGGCCCTGAATGCCACTCAGGAATGGATTCAGGGTGCCAATGGGCGCTACGAAGTGATTGCCCACCTGGATGAGATCGGTTCGAGGCATGGCAAGAACTGGTTTCTTGTCACAGATGCCTCG GTACGCACGGATCGTCTACAGACTCTGCTACCTCTGCCCCCCGATTGTGTGGCCTTCGAGGATCTCCCGCCCAACGAATGCGCCAGGGAAATACTCATGGAACTCCTGGGCTCGCTGCATCATCCGTACATATATCCCGTTCTGGATTTGGGCTTTTTGCGCAACAGCTCGTATAACTACGCCTGCCTGGTGACGCCATTTAACTCGCGGGGCAGTCTTAAAGATCTCATATATAAG GCGCAGTGGAATGAGCCGTGGGCCAGGAAGTACACGCGTAAGCCAAATGGCTTACCGGTGAGCCAGGTGCAGCGCCTGGGACGACAGATCCTGGAGGCACTGCTCTTCCTGAAGGAGCGCGGTTTTCCGCTTCACGGTCACCTGCACAGCGGCAATGTCATCCTGCAGAACGGGGCAGCCAG GTTATCGGGCCTGGAGAACGGCCTCCTGGGCCTCAGTTCGCGCATTAACGCCGTCATGTGGTCCCGCTCGGTCACCGAGATCGAGAACGTGGACATCGTCTGCTTTGGCCACCTGCTCTACGAGATGTGCACGGGCCAGGAGCTGACAACCCCCAAGCCGTCCATGCGGGTGCTCGAGATGGAGCTGCAGCACTATCCACAAATTGGCCAG aCAAGAAAACAA ATTCTGGAGATATTAGGTCTAATCTTTGAGCCGCCTAGCGGTGTCTGCCCCTCCGTTGAGGACTTAGTCCTATGCGATCTATTTCGCAGCATCGATTTGCGCGAGCTTCGCGGTCCCTGTTTCAGT ACAATTAAGCCGAGCCTCAGCAGGTCCACCCTGAACCTGCTGCAAGCGGTAAAGAAGCGCCAATGCGCCTCCCTGGGCCACTCCCTCAGTGAGGCCAACTCGCCCTGTACGCCCCCTTCGACGCCGCACGATCGACGAACAGA TATTAACCGAACAATGGACTCATTTGACATATCAAGCGATTCGGAGGAGGGTCTCCTGGAGGAGATTGTCGTCGGTGGGAGCTGCCATCGCCAGCACTTGCTTCGCCTGCAGCAGTGGCACTCCGCCCACTCATATGTCCACTCGTATGCCTCGGAGTCGCCGATTCACTATTGTGACCCTGCGGCCGTCTATTCGGATGATAATAGCCAGGAGCCGGGTCAGGATCCCCAGCCACCGACCATTCGATGTAGCACCAGTAGTCAGAGCAATCTGGATGTCCTTCTGGCTGAGGGAGCCGCGGAAGAGGTAtacgaggagcaggaggaggagggtttTGAGCAAGAAGAGGAGGCAAGTGGCTCCTCGGGAACGCAGAGGCTTCAGGCCCCAGCCTGCACTTCGTCGGCTGCTGGGGCCTCCTTCAACCATCAACTCACTGCCGATATGTGCAACTATAAGAACTCGAAGAGCAGGAGGTTGGAGTACTCCCTCAAGTGTCTCAAGTATGGCCGCAGTAATCCCTCCCAGGACTCAGCCTTTGGCTCTCTGACCGACAACGACCTGTCCATTGGATCGTCCAGTATTAGGTTGAGCAGCTTTCAGTCCATTTCATCGCCCATTGACGAGGGCGTCGAGGATGTCATCATAGCTACCACCACAGGTGGTAATGAGACCTGCCTGGAACTTGCCACCATTCCTAGGAGTATGGTCTCCCAGGACTCGGCGATTTCATCACCCTGTCGCGAGAGTTCCCCCAACAACTTCCTGCACATTGACGATGCCATGTCGGGAACGGGCTCAACTTCCTCTGGCTCTAATTGTGGCTCCTTCGGAAATATACGTCCCCAACAATTTCCTGTTTCGCTTTCACCAAAGATTTTGGTAACGGCCACCAGCAATTCGAGCAACTCGTCCTTGGCATCCAGCAGCAATGCGGGTCAAGGTCAGGCCCATGGTCATGGACAGGGGCATCCCCAGCAGCAGTTTGATCCGCCCAAGATTCTAGTCAACGATCAGAACTCCATCTACACCACATCGCCCTCGAAGCGATCGGGGATGATAGAGGTGTTCTCACAAAAATATCGG TGTCCCTTCCAGGTGAGCTCCTTCGAGGACATGTCCCCGAAGCGAACCTCAGACAAGCAGTACCTGAAGCATGTGAATCGGCTGGCCTTTCGCTCCTTGGAGGAGGAGCGTCGGATCGACAATGCCTTTCTGCCGATGGCAGATCGCACCCACTCGGACAATCGCGTGAATATGCAGAGCGAGAAGTACAAGAAACTTACGCACGCCTCGTTCCGCATCAGCAAAGGTCAAGGTCAGGACTCGcccacggccacgcccaccagccAAACGTCCCCCGGTCAGCCTGGCAATTGCATTGAGATGCAACGAACCGGAAGGCAGACCCTCTGGCGGGACAGCAAGTTCTATCGGAAGAACAGAATCGCCAAAAGCAACGACTCCCTAATGGAAAACAATCCCTCGCCCAGGATATCGCCGTGCTCCTTGCGGGATAATCAGTATGAGAGCAGGAGCAGCTCCCAGGCCAGCAGGAGATCGCTCAGTGGTAGTCAGCAAATGCTGAGTGTCACCACCAGTTTCTGCGGCAACGGGAGTGCCTCCAGAAATTCGGCCAGATACTGCAGCTCGAAGAGCGAGGACTTGGGCGAGTCCTCCGACTATCTGAGAGTTATGGATGCACGGAAATCGTACTCCGAGCGGCACCTGGTGCGACTCAAGCAGACGGCCATAAACAACACGCACAGCGAGGACGATATGAGCTTCAACGATGACAATAATCAAACGGTATCATCGCAGGGTCAGGGGTTACGGCAATGCGGCATCCAGTGCAATCAGAAGGATCACCACCAGAAGCACTATCAGGGTGGCAggtggagcagcagctgctccatTGGCGGCCACCTTAAGACGACCAATATTAAGACCACCTCGCTGTCAGCTCAGTCCAGCCAATCGAATTTAGTGGCCACCTCGGCAACTGCCAGCTATCGCACACCATCCAAGTCCCTCGACCAGAGCATCGCCACCATCGCCATCCCGAGCATCCGTGCCACCACCCAAAACAACACCGCCCAGAATAGCACCACCAAgggcagcagcaccaccagcagtgacagcagtagcagcaccaccagctcGGTGGACGAGTCCCCGTCGGGACACACCCTCAGCGGAGCTGACCTCTCCAGGATTTTCGTGATGGACATGGACGATGCACCGGGCAGCACATGCAGCGAAGAGAAGACTCCGCTTTTGGACAGTGTGGAAATGTCCCCGATGAGTCCAACCGATCCAGAGGAACCCGACCTGGACAAGCTCTAA
- the LOC6611549 gene encoding serine-rich adhesin for platelets isoform X3: MQDTCSEVNVPAASHPEPELIISCHRDQRDQCHRNNLQRESKVITRSQSSASTAPHAPVHQLKQQKSLPTPLTQQPSHNPHHNPQTPKSVSILVYKTLNTVFKSSRKIIVRVCEVASAKKSFTMFKFNKAAQQQRIDNRNSAVTGHDPFVRPPVPEKKVRNIMKKLHKANGLKRSNSAIEFDVSALTAANRRQIYSSNRSASSEQDNSDLSEHSEKSPLVSARPNIKYQYSALDSGNGIVERSPRERAQREKALNATQEWIQGANGRYEVIAHLDEIGSRHGKNWFLVTDASVRTDRLQTLLPLPPDCVAFEDLPPNECAREILMELLGSLHHPYIYPVLDLGFLRNSSYNYACLVTPFNSRGSLKDLIYKAQWNEPWARKYTRKPNGLPVSQVQRLGRQILEALLFLKERGFPLHGHLHSGNVILQNGAARLSGLENGLLGLSSRINAVMWSRSVTEIENVDIVCFGHLLYEMCTGQELTTPKPSMRVLEMELQHYPQIGQILEILGLIFEPPSGVCPSVEDLVLCDLFRSIDLRELRGPCFSTIKPSLSRSTLNLLQAVKKRQCASLGHSLSEANSPCTPPSTPHDRRTDINRTMDSFDISSDSEEGLLEEIVVGGSCHRQHLLRLQQWHSAHSYVHSYASESPIHYCDPAAVYSDDNSQEPGQDPQPPTIRCSTSSQSNLDVLLAEGAAEEVYEEQEEEGFEQEEEASGSSGTQRLQAPACTSSAAGASFNHQLTADMCNYKNSKSRRLEYSLKCLKYGRSNPSQDSAFGSLTDNDLSIGSSSIRLSSFQSISSPIDEGVEDVIIATTTGGNETCLELATIPRSMVSQDSAISSPCRESSPNNFLHIDDAMSGTGSTSSGSNCGSFGNIRPQQFPVSLSPKILVTATSNSSNSSLASSSNAGQGQAHGHGQGHPQQQFDPPKILVNDQNSIYTTSPSKRSGMIEVFSQKYRCPFQVSSFEDMSPKRTSDKQYLKHVNRLAFRSLEEERRIDNAFLPMADRTHSDNRVNMQSEKYKKLTHASFRISKGQGQDSPTATPTSQTSPGQPGNCIEMQRTGRQTLWRDSKFYRKNRIAKSNDSLMENNPSPRISPCSLRDNQYESRSSSQASRRSLSGSQQMLSVTTSFCGNGSASRNSARYCSSKSEDLGESSDYLRVMDARKSYSERHLVRLKQTAINNTHSEDDMSFNDDNNQTVSSQGQGLRQCGIQCNQKDHHQKHYQGGRWSSSCSIGGHLKTTNIKTTSLSAQSSQSNLVATSATASYRTPSKSLDQSIATIAIPSIRATTQNNTAQNSTTKGSSTTSSDSSSSTTSSVDESPSGHTLSGADLSRIFVMDMDDAPGSTCSEEKTPLLDSVEMSPMSPTDPEEPDLDKL, encoded by the exons GACACTTGCAGCGAGGTCAACGTCCCGGCAGCGTCGCATCCGGAGCCGGAGCTCATCATCAGCTGCCACCGGGATCAGCGGGATCAGTGCCATCGGAATAATCTCCAGAGGGAAAGCAAAGTCATCACCCGATCACAATCATCGGCGTCGACCGCGCCGCATGCTCCAGTGCATCAACTGAAGCAGCAGAAATCTCTGCCCACACCTCTAACCCAGCAGCCCAGCCACAATCCGCACCACAATCCCCAGACCCCCAAGTCCGTCTCCATTCTCGTCTACAAGACCTTGAACACGGTCTTCAAGAGCAGTCGCAAGATCATCGTTCGTGTGTGTGAGGTGGCCAGCGCCAAGAAGTCCTTCACCATGTTCAAGTTCAACAAGGCCGCTCAGCAGCAGCGGATTGACAATCGGAACAGTGCCGTCACAGGACACGATCCCTTCGTCCGACCACCAGTGCCCGAAAA GAAAGTGAGGAACATTATGAAGAAGCTGCACAAGGCGAACGGCCTGAAACGTTCCAACTCGGCGATCGAGTTCGATGTCTCGGCCCTGACAGCTGCCAATCGCCGACAGATCTATAGTAG CAATCGGTCGGCGAGCTCGGAGCAAGATAACTCAGATCTATCCGAGCACTCGGAGAAATCGCCGCTGGTTAGCGCGAG ACCCAACATCAAGTATCAGTACTCCGCCTTGGACAGTGGCAATGGGATCGTGGAGCGAAGTCCCCGGGAGCGGGCTCAGAGGGAAAAGGCCCTGAATGCCACTCAGGAATGGATTCAGGGTGCCAATGGGCGCTACGAAGTGATTGCCCACCTGGATGAGATCGGTTCGAGGCATGGCAAGAACTGGTTTCTTGTCACAGATGCCTCG GTACGCACGGATCGTCTACAGACTCTGCTACCTCTGCCCCCCGATTGTGTGGCCTTCGAGGATCTCCCGCCCAACGAATGCGCCAGGGAAATACTCATGGAACTCCTGGGCTCGCTGCATCATCCGTACATATATCCCGTTCTGGATTTGGGCTTTTTGCGCAACAGCTCGTATAACTACGCCTGCCTGGTGACGCCATTTAACTCGCGGGGCAGTCTTAAAGATCTCATATATAAG GCGCAGTGGAATGAGCCGTGGGCCAGGAAGTACACGCGTAAGCCAAATGGCTTACCGGTGAGCCAGGTGCAGCGCCTGGGACGACAGATCCTGGAGGCACTGCTCTTCCTGAAGGAGCGCGGTTTTCCGCTTCACGGTCACCTGCACAGCGGCAATGTCATCCTGCAGAACGGGGCAGCCAG GTTATCGGGCCTGGAGAACGGCCTCCTGGGCCTCAGTTCGCGCATTAACGCCGTCATGTGGTCCCGCTCGGTCACCGAGATCGAGAACGTGGACATCGTCTGCTTTGGCCACCTGCTCTACGAGATGTGCACGGGCCAGGAGCTGACAACCCCCAAGCCGTCCATGCGGGTGCTCGAGATGGAGCTGCAGCACTATCCACAAATTGGCCAG ATTCTGGAGATATTAGGTCTAATCTTTGAGCCGCCTAGCGGTGTCTGCCCCTCCGTTGAGGACTTAGTCCTATGCGATCTATTTCGCAGCATCGATTTGCGCGAGCTTCGCGGTCCCTGTTTCAGT ACAATTAAGCCGAGCCTCAGCAGGTCCACCCTGAACCTGCTGCAAGCGGTAAAGAAGCGCCAATGCGCCTCCCTGGGCCACTCCCTCAGTGAGGCCAACTCGCCCTGTACGCCCCCTTCGACGCCGCACGATCGACGAACAGA TATTAACCGAACAATGGACTCATTTGACATATCAAGCGATTCGGAGGAGGGTCTCCTGGAGGAGATTGTCGTCGGTGGGAGCTGCCATCGCCAGCACTTGCTTCGCCTGCAGCAGTGGCACTCCGCCCACTCATATGTCCACTCGTATGCCTCGGAGTCGCCGATTCACTATTGTGACCCTGCGGCCGTCTATTCGGATGATAATAGCCAGGAGCCGGGTCAGGATCCCCAGCCACCGACCATTCGATGTAGCACCAGTAGTCAGAGCAATCTGGATGTCCTTCTGGCTGAGGGAGCCGCGGAAGAGGTAtacgaggagcaggaggaggagggtttTGAGCAAGAAGAGGAGGCAAGTGGCTCCTCGGGAACGCAGAGGCTTCAGGCCCCAGCCTGCACTTCGTCGGCTGCTGGGGCCTCCTTCAACCATCAACTCACTGCCGATATGTGCAACTATAAGAACTCGAAGAGCAGGAGGTTGGAGTACTCCCTCAAGTGTCTCAAGTATGGCCGCAGTAATCCCTCCCAGGACTCAGCCTTTGGCTCTCTGACCGACAACGACCTGTCCATTGGATCGTCCAGTATTAGGTTGAGCAGCTTTCAGTCCATTTCATCGCCCATTGACGAGGGCGTCGAGGATGTCATCATAGCTACCACCACAGGTGGTAATGAGACCTGCCTGGAACTTGCCACCATTCCTAGGAGTATGGTCTCCCAGGACTCGGCGATTTCATCACCCTGTCGCGAGAGTTCCCCCAACAACTTCCTGCACATTGACGATGCCATGTCGGGAACGGGCTCAACTTCCTCTGGCTCTAATTGTGGCTCCTTCGGAAATATACGTCCCCAACAATTTCCTGTTTCGCTTTCACCAAAGATTTTGGTAACGGCCACCAGCAATTCGAGCAACTCGTCCTTGGCATCCAGCAGCAATGCGGGTCAAGGTCAGGCCCATGGTCATGGACAGGGGCATCCCCAGCAGCAGTTTGATCCGCCCAAGATTCTAGTCAACGATCAGAACTCCATCTACACCACATCGCCCTCGAAGCGATCGGGGATGATAGAGGTGTTCTCACAAAAATATCGG TGTCCCTTCCAGGTGAGCTCCTTCGAGGACATGTCCCCGAAGCGAACCTCAGACAAGCAGTACCTGAAGCATGTGAATCGGCTGGCCTTTCGCTCCTTGGAGGAGGAGCGTCGGATCGACAATGCCTTTCTGCCGATGGCAGATCGCACCCACTCGGACAATCGCGTGAATATGCAGAGCGAGAAGTACAAGAAACTTACGCACGCCTCGTTCCGCATCAGCAAAGGTCAAGGTCAGGACTCGcccacggccacgcccaccagccAAACGTCCCCCGGTCAGCCTGGCAATTGCATTGAGATGCAACGAACCGGAAGGCAGACCCTCTGGCGGGACAGCAAGTTCTATCGGAAGAACAGAATCGCCAAAAGCAACGACTCCCTAATGGAAAACAATCCCTCGCCCAGGATATCGCCGTGCTCCTTGCGGGATAATCAGTATGAGAGCAGGAGCAGCTCCCAGGCCAGCAGGAGATCGCTCAGTGGTAGTCAGCAAATGCTGAGTGTCACCACCAGTTTCTGCGGCAACGGGAGTGCCTCCAGAAATTCGGCCAGATACTGCAGCTCGAAGAGCGAGGACTTGGGCGAGTCCTCCGACTATCTGAGAGTTATGGATGCACGGAAATCGTACTCCGAGCGGCACCTGGTGCGACTCAAGCAGACGGCCATAAACAACACGCACAGCGAGGACGATATGAGCTTCAACGATGACAATAATCAAACGGTATCATCGCAGGGTCAGGGGTTACGGCAATGCGGCATCCAGTGCAATCAGAAGGATCACCACCAGAAGCACTATCAGGGTGGCAggtggagcagcagctgctccatTGGCGGCCACCTTAAGACGACCAATATTAAGACCACCTCGCTGTCAGCTCAGTCCAGCCAATCGAATTTAGTGGCCACCTCGGCAACTGCCAGCTATCGCACACCATCCAAGTCCCTCGACCAGAGCATCGCCACCATCGCCATCCCGAGCATCCGTGCCACCACCCAAAACAACACCGCCCAGAATAGCACCACCAAgggcagcagcaccaccagcagtgacagcagtagcagcaccaccagctcGGTGGACGAGTCCCCGTCGGGACACACCCTCAGCGGAGCTGACCTCTCCAGGATTTTCGTGATGGACATGGACGATGCACCGGGCAGCACATGCAGCGAAGAGAAGACTCCGCTTTTGGACAGTGTGGAAATGTCCCCGATGAGTCCAACCGATCCAGAGGAACCCGACCTGGACAAGCTCTAA